The Agrococcus carbonis sequence AGCGCGATCGCGAGCAGCAGGTAGAGGCCGAGCACGACGACGATCGTGATGGCGGCGGCCCGGGCTGGCGTGCGCTTCGGATCCTTCGCCTCCTCGTTCATCGTGAGCACGACGTCCCAGCCCCAGAAGATGAAGATCGACAGCGACAGGCCCGCGACGACCGCGCTGAGCGACGGCGCGTCGAAGACGTTGAACCAGGATGCGTCGATCGGCGTGTGGTCGAGCGCGTCGCCGCCGTTGGCGCGGAAGAGCGCGACGGCGCCGAAGCCGACGAGCACGAGCACCTGGAAGCCGACGAGGAACGCCTGCACGCGCTGCGCGGTCGTGATGTCGCGGCACGAGACCCAGGTCGCGAGCGCCATGAACGCGAGGCACGTGGCGACGTTGATGAACGGATCCGCCGCGAGCTCGGCGATGCTCGCATCGCCCGTGATCTGGGCGATGAGCAGGTAGAGGAAGTCGACCGCGATGCCCGCGAGGTTCGACAGCACGAGCACGGTCGCGATGACGAGCCCCCAGCCCGTCATCCAGCCGAGGTACGGCCCGAACGCGCGGGTGCCCCACGTGAACGACGTGCCCGCGTCGGGGATCGCCTTGTTGAGCTCGCGGTAGCCGAAGGCGACGAGCAGCATCGGGATGAAGCCGATGATGATGATCGCCGGCACCTGCAGGCCCACGGCGCTGACGGTCGGCCCGATCGCCGCGGTGAAGGTGTAGGCGGGCGCGATCGTCGAGACGCCGATCACGACGGCGCCGAGCACCGTGACGGTGCCCTTCGAGAGACCCTTCGGCGAGATGCCGGTATCCGGGTCGATGGTGGTGGTCATCGTTGACTCCTGGTTGAGAGGGTGCGCCGGGCTAGGCGCGGAGCTGCTCGAGCACTTCGTCGGCAGCGGCCCAGCCGCGGCGGATCGCGCCGTCGACGTGCTGGTAGCCGGCAGCGGCGATGTCGCTGCAGGCCCAGTGGATGGCGCCCTCGGGCTGCGTCTGCAGGGCGCCGTAGCGGGAGAGCCCGCCGAGGTCGAAGCTCGCGGCGTAGGCGCCGCGCGTCCACTCCTCCGAGCCCCAGTCCGAGAGGTAGAACACGCGCGGCTCGAGCGCCTTCGGCCCGAAGTAGCGCGCGAGCCCCTCGAGGATCTGCTGCCGCTGGGCCTCCTCGCCGAGGCCGAACGACGCATCCGCCGCGAGGTCGGAGACGAAGCCGACGAGCGTGCCGCGAGGGTCGTCGTGGTTCGTGTTGTCGTAGACCTCGGTGATGGTCTCGAAGGGGGCGAAGACCGTGCCCGAGAGGCCGTCCTCGCGCCAGAACGGCGTGTCGTAGACGGCGTGCACCTTGATGACGAGGCCGAGCGAGACGTGCTGGTGCGCCTGGTGGCGCATGCGCGGCAGCGGCGGCTGGAAGTCGATGCGGCTGTAGAGGTTGGGGGGCACCGCGACGACGGCGCGCTTCGCGCGCACTTCGATGCCGCCGTCGGCGTAGGCGACCACGCCGTCGTCGCCGCGCTCGAGCCGGCGCACGGGCGCGTTCAGGCGCACGGCGTCGCCGAGCTCGGCCGCGAGCCGCTCGGAGACCTGCTGCATGCCGCCGACCACGCGGCGGTCGAGGATGAACCCCTCGTCGACGAGGTGCTCGAAGCCGCCGGCGGATGCGGCCATGAGCAGGGCCTGGAGCAGGCTGATCGAGTGGGCCGGCTTCGTGAGCATCGCCTCGGCGACGTAGAGCGAGACGACGTCGGTCGCGGTCTCGTCGTCGGACTGGCGGCGCAGCCACTCGCGCCAGGAGATGGCGTCGTACTCCGCCGCGCGCGGGTGCGCCCACGGCTCGTCCGCGCCGACCTCGAGGCTCATGCCGTGCAGGAGGGCGACGAGGCGCTCGATCTCCGCCTCGGTCTCGGGCCCGGCGGGGAAGATCTCGCCGGTGTAGCGGTGCGCGACGCCGTCGCGGTCGACGTAGAGGCTCTCGCCGTCGCGGTAGCGCGGGTAGGTCTCGAGGCCGAGCTCCTCGAGCGTCTGCAGCAGGGCCGTCTGGTCGGGCGAGACCCACTGGCCGCCGATCTCGAGCATCGCGCCGTCGATCTCGCGCGTCCAGGTGCGGCCGCCGACGCGGTCGCGCGCCTCGAGCACCCGCACGCTCACCCCGGCTCGTGCCAGTCGCGTCGCGGCGCTGAGGCCCGCGGCCCCGGCGCCGATGATGACTACGTCGCAGGTCTCCGCCATGGTGCGCTCCCTCGCCTCCCGACGGCCGAGCGCCGTCGCTGGCGAAGAGTGTCGCACACTATTGGGCAGTCGATCAATAACCGCGTGCGCGCAGCTCCTCGGCGGGGATGCGCAAGAGCCCCGCGACCGTGCGCACGACCGTGCCGAGGGTCTCGCGCTCGTAGCCGGCCCAGACCGCGGCCTGCGCGCTCAGGCCGTCCGTGGCACCCACGACGAAGCGCGCGAGCGCGAGCGGATCGGGGGCGTGGAGCGCGCCGGCGCGGTGGCCGCGCTCGAGCACCTCGCCGACGAACGCCTCCCACGCGCGCGCCTCGCCGGTGAGCACGGCTGCGAGGTCGTCGCTGCGGCGCGAGAGGCTCCAGCCGTCGACCCAGACGAGCGCGACGTCGCGCCGGTAGTCGCCGATCAGCTCGCGCAGCAGCACGAGCACCCGATCGACGTCGCCGGAGACCGCATCGACGGCGGCGCGCACCTGCTCGAGCTCCTCCCTCGCGATGTCGCGGAAGATCTCGGCCACGAGCAGGTCCATGCGGTCGACGTAGTGCGTGATGAGCCCGGGCGCGATGCCCACCTGCTCGGCCACGGCGCGCTGCGTGACCGCGCTCAGCCCGCTCTCGAGCGCGATCGTCCGCGCCGCCGTCCGGATCTCGTCCCGCCGCACTGCGGGGGTCTTCCGGGTGCGCCTGCCTGCGGTCATTGCATCCTCACGCCCCCCACAGTATTGTCTCGACCGCACGCTGTATTGATCATGCGATCAATAAACGACGACGAAGTGGAGCGGCCGTGAGCTGGAGGATGCCGGCAGAGGGCGACGAGCACGAGCGGCTGTGGATGGCGTTCCCGCACGGCGAGAACGCCGGCGGCGACGCCGGCGAGGTCGCCGCTGCGCACGAGGCATGGGCTGCGGTCGCCAACGCCGCGAGCGAGTTCGAGCCGGTCACGATGGTCGTCGACCCCGCCGAGCGCGACGCCGCGCGGCGGCTGCTCTCGAGCGCCGTCGACGTGGTCGAGGCGCCCCTCGACGACGCGTGGATGCGCGACATCGGTCCGTCGTTCGTCCTCGACGAGCACGGCCGACTCGGCGCCGTCGACTGGATCTTCAACGGCTGGGGCGCCCAGGACTGGGCGAGCTGGGAGCACGACGCGAAGATCGGCGCCCTCGTCGCCGAGCTCGCCGGCGCCGAGCTGATCCCGTCGCCGCTCGTGAACGAGGGCGGCGCGATCCACGTCGACGGCGAGGGCACGGTGCTGCTCACCGAGACGGTGCAGCGCGACCCGCACCGCAACCCCGGCATCGGCCGGGAGGCCGTCGAGGCCGAGCTCGAGCGCACGATCGGTGCGACGCATCCGATCTGGCTGCCGCGCGGGCTCACGCGCGACTACGAGCGCTACGGCACCCGCGGCCACGTCGACATCGTCGCGACGCTCGTCGGTGAGGGCCGCGTGCTCGTGCACGCGCAGGGCGACCCCGCGCATCCGGACCACGCCGTCTCGCGCGAGGCGATGCGCGTGCTCGGCGAGGCGACGGATGCCGCCGGCCGCCGCCTCGAGGTGCTGCCGCTGCCCGCACCTGCGACGCTCCGCGACGACGAGGGCTGGGTCGACTGGTCGTACGTCAACCACGTGCTCGTGAACGGCGGCATCATCGCGTGCGGCTTCGACGAGCCCGCCGCCGACGCGGCCGCGCGCGAGGCGCTCGAGGCCGCCTACCCCGGCCGCCGCGCCGTGACCGTCGACGCGCGCGAGCTCTACGCTCGCGGCGGCGGGATCCACTGCATCACGCAGCAGCAGCCGAAGGCCCGCGCGTGAGCGACGACCGCGTCTTCGAGGCGAGCGCCGCCGCGCTGCGCGCCGCGCTCGACGCGGGCGAGACGACCGCGGTCGAGCTCGCCGCCCGCACGCTCGCGCGAGTCGGTCGCTACGACGTCGCGGGCCCGAGGCTCAACGCGGTGCCCGTGCTCTCCCCCGCCGTCTTCGACGACGCGGCGGCCGCCGACGCGCGCATCCGCGCCGGCCGGCCCGCGAGCCCGCTCGACGGCATCCCGTACACCGCGAAGGAGAGCTACTCGGTGCGCGGCATGACGGTCGCGGCCGGCAGCCCGGCGTTCGAGCACCTCGTCGCGGGCGAGGACGCATTCGCGATCGAGCGGATGCGCGAGGCGGGCGCCGTGCTCATCGGGCTCACGACCATGCCGCCGATGGCCAACGGCGGCATGCAGCGGGGCGTCCGCGGGCGCGCCGAGAGCCCGTACAACGGGGCATTCCTCACGAGCGCGTTCGGCTCCGGCTCGTCGAACGGCTCGGGCTCGGCGACCGGCGCCTCGATCGGCGTGATCGGGCTCGGCGAGGAGACCTGGTCGTCGGGGCGGGCGCCGGCGAGCTGCAACGCGCTCGTC is a genomic window containing:
- a CDS encoding agmatine deiminase family protein, with translation MSWRMPAEGDEHERLWMAFPHGENAGGDAGEVAAAHEAWAAVANAASEFEPVTMVVDPAERDAARRLLSSAVDVVEAPLDDAWMRDIGPSFVLDEHGRLGAVDWIFNGWGAQDWASWEHDAKIGALVAELAGAELIPSPLVNEGGAIHVDGEGTVLLTETVQRDPHRNPGIGREAVEAELERTIGATHPIWLPRGLTRDYERYGTRGHVDIVATLVGEGRVLVHAQGDPAHPDHAVSREAMRVLGEATDAAGRRLEVLPLPAPATLRDDEGWVDWSYVNHVLVNGGIIACGFDEPAADAAAREALEAAYPGRRAVTVDARELYARGGGIHCITQQQPKARA
- a CDS encoding TetR/AcrR family transcriptional regulator, with product MTAGRRTRKTPAVRRDEIRTAARTIALESGLSAVTQRAVAEQVGIAPGLITHYVDRMDLLVAEIFRDIAREELEQVRAAVDAVSGDVDRVLVLLRELIGDYRRDVALVWVDGWSLSRRSDDLAAVLTGEARAWEAFVGEVLERGHRAGALHAPDPLALARFVVGATDGLSAQAAVWAGYERETLGTVVRTVAGLLRIPAEELRARGY
- a CDS encoding flavin monoamine oxidase family protein: MAETCDVVIIGAGAAGLSAATRLARAGVSVRVLEARDRVGGRTWTREIDGAMLEIGGQWVSPDQTALLQTLEELGLETYPRYRDGESLYVDRDGVAHRYTGEIFPAGPETEAEIERLVALLHGMSLEVGADEPWAHPRAAEYDAISWREWLRRQSDDETATDVVSLYVAEAMLTKPAHSISLLQALLMAASAGGFEHLVDEGFILDRRVVGGMQQVSERLAAELGDAVRLNAPVRRLERGDDGVVAYADGGIEVRAKRAVVAVPPNLYSRIDFQPPLPRMRHQAHQHVSLGLVIKVHAVYDTPFWREDGLSGTVFAPFETITEVYDNTNHDDPRGTLVGFVSDLAADASFGLGEEAQRQQILEGLARYFGPKALEPRVFYLSDWGSEEWTRGAYAASFDLGGLSRYGALQTQPEGAIHWACSDIAAAGYQHVDGAIRRGWAAADEVLEQLRA
- a CDS encoding APC family permease; the encoded protein is MTTTIDPDTGISPKGLSKGTVTVLGAVVIGVSTIAPAYTFTAAIGPTVSAVGLQVPAIIIIGFIPMLLVAFGYRELNKAIPDAGTSFTWGTRAFGPYLGWMTGWGLVIATVLVLSNLAGIAVDFLYLLIAQITGDASIAELAADPFINVATCLAFMALATWVSCRDITTAQRVQAFLVGFQVLVLVGFGAVALFRANGGDALDHTPIDASWFNVFDAPSLSAVVAGLSLSIFIFWGWDVVLTMNEEAKDPKRTPARAAAITIVVVLGLYLLLAIALLSFAGNGDTGLGMGNPDIQDNVLFHLSNPIMGPLGWLISLAVLSSSAASLQSTAISPARTLLAMGHYRAVPKRFASVHPRFLTPVFGTIVSALVASTFYAVMRFVSENVLWDTITALGMMVCFYYGLTALSAVWYFRKTAFGSAKTAFTQCIAPLVGGVVLVALFVQTLIDSFDPEYGSGSEIGGVGLVGILGVGMLVLGLVLMLVMRVREPAFFRGEVLPKGVNKGGLDTAAHFVR